From a single Brassica rapa cultivar Chiifu-401-42 chromosome A01, CAAS_Brap_v3.01, whole genome shotgun sequence genomic region:
- the LOC103874976 gene encoding 60S ribosomal protein L13-1, giving the protein MKHNNVIPNGHFKKHWQNYVKTWFNQPARKTRRRVARQKKAVKIFPRPTAGPLRPVVHGQTLKYNMKVRTGKGFTLEELKAAGIPKKLAPTIGISVDHRRKNRSLEGLQSNVQRLKTYKAKLVIFPRRARKVKPGDSTAEELANATQVQGDYMPIVREKHATELVKLTTEMKSVKAFDKIRLERTNKRHAGARAKRAADAEKEEKK; this is encoded by the exons ATGAAGCACAACAATGTCATCCCCAATGGTCATTTCAAGAAGCACTGGCAGAACTATGTCAAGACTTGGTTCAACCAGCCTGCCAGGAAAACCAGGAGAAGAGTTG CGAGACAAAAGAAGGCTGTGAAGATCTTCCCCCGTCCCACTGCTGGACCTCTTCGCCCTGTTGTGCATGGTCAGACTCTCAAGTACAACATGAAGGTCCGAACCGGTAAAGGTTTCACTCTTGAAGAGCTCAAG GCTGCTGGAATCCCCAAGAAGTTGGCACCAACCATTGGTATCTCTGTTGACCATCGCCGCAAGAACAGATCTCTCGAGGGTCTTCAGTCCAATGTCCAGAGGCTCAAAACCTACAAGGCTAAGTTGGTCATCTTCCCGCGTCGTGCCAGGAAGGTCAAG CCTGGTGATTCTACTGCTGAAGAGTTGGCCAATGCCACTCAAGTCCAAGGGGACTACATGCCTATTGTCCGTGAGAAGCATGCTACAGAGCTTGTGAAGCTGACAACTGAGATGAAATCAGTCAAGGCTTTTGACAAGATCCGTCTGGAGCGCACAAACAAGAGACATGCCGGTGCTAGAGCCAAGAGAGCTGCTGATGctgagaaagaagagaagaagtga
- the LOC103874967 gene encoding uncharacterized protein YciO, which yields MAMRLPFPSTHRRIPTLPSFASFTPRRRNVAMASAKRSPKRLKYSTPRFTKEGEFVSIEVDPSGADSWKLEPVIELLKQGAVGVIPTDTVYAIVCDCKNHSAVERLRRIKKIESSKPLSILCRSLRDIDTYTMGFPRGDGHGHANVFRAVKQCLPGPYTFILTASKELPKQCVGYGTTSVKYASRKNVGVRISDDAVCQAILQSMDAPLICTSVKGPKENEWMIDPTIIGDIYGPEGLDFLVDGGVRVAEPSTIVDMTGPYPKVIREGKGPILPWMVVEEEDESSLRQDLIASGT from the exons ATGGCGATGCGTCTTCCTTTCCCGTCAACTCACCGCCGTATCCCAACGCTTCCGAGCTTCGCCTCTTTCACCCCACGGAGGCGAAATGTTGCGATGGCATCGGCAAAGAGAAGCCCTAAGCGTCTCAAATACTCTACCCCTCGGTTCACAAAGGAGGGGGAGTTTGTGTCAATAGAGGTGGACCCTTCAGGTGCTGATTCGTGGAAACTCGAACCTGTTATTGAGCTTCTCAAACAAGGAGCCGTTGGTGTTATCCCCACTGATACAGTCTATGCAATAGTTTGTGACTGTAAGAACCATTCCGCTGTAGAACGTCTCCGAAG GATTAAAAAGATTGAATCTTCCAAG CCACTTAGTATCTTATGCCGTTCCTTAAGGGACATAGACACATATACAATGGGGTTCCCTCGTGGCGATGGTCATGGTCATGCCAACGTTTTCCGTGCTGTTAAGCAATGCTTGCCTGGACCT TACACCTTCATCTTGACTGCAAGCAAGGAGTTACCTAAACAATGCGTAGGGTATGGAACGACAAGTGTGAAATACGCTTCGAGGAAGAATGTGGGTGTACGCATATCAGATGATGCTGTCTGCCAAGCCATTCTACAGTCCATGGATGCCCCTCTGATTTGCACCAG TGTGAAAGGGCCAAAAGAAAACGAATGGATGATTGATCCAACCATAATTGGTGACATATATGGACCAGAG GGTCTGGATTTTCTGGTAGATGGAGGTGTAAGAGTGGCTGAACCATCAACCATTGTTGATATGACAGGACCATATCCCAAGGTCATACGTGAAGGCAAG GGGCCTATATTGCCATGGATGGTGGTTGAAGAGGAAGACGAATCTAGCCTGCGCCAAGACCTTATAGCTTCTGGAACTTGA
- the LOC103874987 gene encoding peptidyl-tRNA hydrolase, mitochondrial, translating to MMLGKLSRRCYCTSVHQQPWLFLGLGNPGDKYNGTRHNIGFEMIDVFAESVGIQMNLLNFKAIMGQGFVGDLPVILAKPQTYMNLSGESSGPLAAYYKLPLNRVLVVHDDTQLPCGVLRLQEKGGHGCHNGLKSVMHHFRGNKEFARLRIGIGKPPGQMDPKAFLLQKFSMLARERIDGALAEGVEALKLVLSKDFGESWRLFNVEQKYKHLRQHTIIAP from the exons ATGATGCTTGGCAAGTTGTCAAGGCGTTGCTACTGCACTTCTGTTCATCAGCAGCCATGGCTCTTTCTTGGATTGGGAAATCCTGGCGACAAATACAATGGCACTAGACACAAT ATTGGGTTCGAGATGATAGATGTTTTTGCTGAGTCAGTGGGGATTCAGATGAACCTGCTAAATTTCAAGGCTATAATGGGACAAG GTTTCGTGGGCGATCTCCCTGTTATCCTGGCAAAGCCGCAAACTTACATGAACTTGAGCGGTGAATCA AGTGGACCTCTCGCGGCTTATTACAAGTTACCCCTCAATCGTGTGCTTGTG GTGCATGATGACACACAATTGCCATGTGGTGTTCTTCGCCTTCAAGAAAAAGGAGGCCATGGATGTCACAACGg GTTAAAGTCAGTAATGCACCATTTCCGAGGCAATAAGGAATTTGCAAGGCTACGAATCG GGATTGGGAAGCCTCCTGGACAAATGGATCCAAAGGCGTTCTTGTTGCAGAAGTTCAGCATGCTAGCTCGTGAACGG ATTGATGGAGCTTTAGCAGAAGGGGTGGAAGCTCTGAAGCTGGTCTTGTCTAAAGACTTTGGAGAAAGCTGGAGACTGTTCAACGTGGAACAGAAGTACAAACACTTAAGGCAACACACAATTATTGCACCTTGA